The following proteins are co-located in the Manihot esculenta cultivar AM560-2 chromosome 9, M.esculenta_v8, whole genome shotgun sequence genome:
- the LOC110607999 gene encoding purine-uracil permease NCS1, producing the protein MVSKFLSFHLHPQLHPSLISAIPKIIKLPNQYSSSPITFTTKLNFPYGQNQFLHKRMALNQPRINQQLDEFEPDPTLTNNDLKPVSPSQRTFSWLEMASLWIGLVVGVPSYYLAGSLVDLGMAWWQGIATVVAANIILLVPLVLTGEPGTRYGISFPVLARSSFGIRGAHIPTLLRALVGCGWYGIETWIGGEAIFILLPKFIKESSWSQFLPWLGTSPLEFACFIVFWVAQLTVVWKGIEGIRQLEKYSAPILITLTACLLAWAYVNAGGFGHMLALSSKLSSSEFWALFFPSLTANISFWATVALNIPDFTRYTKSQTDQIIGQAGLPIFMGAFTFVGLAVTSSTTVIFGRVISSPIHLLEQIGGFTTMILAIVGISLATITTNIAANVVAPANALVNLSPSKFTFRRGALLTALLGIAFQPWRLLKSSESFVYTWLVGYSALLGPIGGILLADYYLIQKRSLSVEDLYTLSPHGAYFYSGGYNLAALAALIIGILPVIPGLLQKVEILSTIPGAFLVIYNNAWFFSFFLAGFLYWILSILTRKHNESLPIDPLLPSAN; encoded by the coding sequence atggTGTCCAAATTCCTTAGCTTCCATCTCCATCCGCAACTCCACCCTTCTCTCATCTCTGCAATACCCAAAATCATAAAGCTCCCAAACCAATATTCTTCATCCCCAATTACATTTACTACCAAATTAAATTTCCCATATGGGCAAAATCAGTTTCTCCACAAGAGAATGGCATTAAATCAACCCAGGATTAATCAGCAACTAGATGAATTTGAACCTGATCCAACCCTTACAAACAATGATCTCAAGCCAGTTTCACCAAGTCAAAGGACCTTTTCTTGGTTGGAAATGGCCAGCCTATGGATTGGGCTTGTTGTGGGGGTGCCATCTTATTACTTGGCTGGGAGTCTTGTTGATCTTGGCATGGCTTGGTGGCAAGGGATAGCCACAGTTGTAGCTgccaatataattttattagttccTTTAGTCCTTACAGGTGAACCTGGAACACGTTATGGGATTTCTTTCCCAGTCTTGGCTAGATCTTCATTTGGAATTCGTGGTGCCCATATTCCTACTCTACTTAGAGCATTGGTTGGATGTGGCTGGTATGGAATTGAAACATGGATTGGTGGTGAGGCAATCTTCATTCTTTTACCTAAATTTATTAAAGAATCTTCTTGGTCTCAATTCTTGCCCTGGCTTGGCACTTCCCCATTAGAATTTGCTTGTTTTATTGTCTTTTGGGTAGCTCAATTGACTGTAGTTTGGAAGGGAATTGAAGGGATTAGACAGTTAGAGAAATACTCAGCGCCTATTTTAATCACGCTCACTGCTTGTTTACTTGCTTGGGCTTATGTTAATGCTGGTGGTTTTGGTCATATGCTGGCTTTATCCTCTAAGCTATCTTCTTCTGAATTTTGGGCTCTGTTCTTCCCTTCCCTAACTGCAAATATTAGTTTCTGGGCTACTGTTGCTCTAAATATACCAGATTTTACAAGATATACCAAGAGCCAAACTGATCAAATTATTGGTCAGGCTGGTCTGCCAATTTTTATGGGTGCATTTACATTTGTTGGGTTAGCTGTAACTTCATCTACAACTGTGATTTTTGGACGTGTGATCTCTAGTCCAATTCATCTTCTTGAACAAATTGGAGGGTTCACTACAATGATTCTAGCCATTGTTGGAATTAGCCTAGCCACAATTACCACAAATATAGCTGCAAACGTTGTGGCACCAGCCAATGCTCTTGTCAATCTTAGCCCATCAAAGTTCACATTTAGGAGAGGAGCTCTTTTAACTGCATTGCTTGGTATTGCTTTCCAGCCATGGAGATTACTCAAATCAAGTGAAAGCTTTGTTTATACATGGTTAGTTGGCTACTCTGCCTTGCTAGGCCCAATTGGGGGAATTTTACTAGCAGATTATTATCTTATTCAGAAGAGAAGTTTAAGCGTTGAGGACTTGTACACATTGAGCCCACATGGGGCATATTTTTACTCAGGGGGTTACAATTTGGCAGCATTGGCTGCTCTTATTATTGGGATTTTGCCAGTGATTCCAGGTTTATTACAGAAGGTTGAAATTCTATCTACAATTCCAGGAGCCTTTCTGGTCATCTACAATAATGCTTGGTTTTTTAGCTTCTTTCTTGCAGGTTTTCTTTATTGGATTCTGTCAATTCTTACACGAAAACACAACGAGTCACTCCCTATAGATCCTCTCTTGCCTAGTGCAAACTAA
- the LOC110608000 gene encoding protein RGF1 INDUCIBLE TRANSCRIPTION FACTOR 1 isoform X2: MDTLLVPPWLESLLSAAFFSICRTHGGATRSECNMYCLDCRGDPLCFYCRPSRHKDHQVIQIRRSSYHDVVRVAEIQKVLDISGVQTYVINSARVLFLNERPQPKSGKGVAHICEICGRSLLDPCRFCSLGCKNSRLKQFETLRFPFDKQQAIAKQQLDDWPKGRSIIILITRSS, encoded by the exons Atg GATACATTGCTGGTTCCGCCATGGTTAGAATCATTACTAAGCGCAGCTTTCTTCTCCATCTGCCGCACACATGGAGGGGCAACCAGAAGCGAATGCAATATGTATTGCTTAGATTGTAGAGGCGATCCATTGTGCTTCTATTGCCGTCCTTCAAGACACAAAGATCATCAAGTAATTCAG ATAAGGAGATCTTCATATCATGATGTAGTGAGAGTTGCAGAGATTCAAAAAGTATTGGACATAAGTGGAGTTCAAACCTATGTGATAAATAGTGCCAGAGTATTGTTTCTCAATGAGAGGCCACAGCCAAAATCTGGGAAAGGAGTTGCTCACATTTGTGAAATTTGTGGAAGAAGCCTTTTAGACCCATGTCGTTTTTGTTCATTGGgatgcaag AATTCAAGGTTGAAGCAATTTGAAACGCTGCGGTTTCCTTTCGACAAGCAACAAGCTATAGCGAAGCAACAGCTGGATGATTGGCCTAAAGGTCGAAGCATTATCATTCTCATAACCAGATCTTCATGA
- the LOC110608000 gene encoding protein RGF1 INDUCIBLE TRANSCRIPTION FACTOR 1 isoform X1: protein MDTLLVPPWLESLLSAAFFSICRTHGGATRSECNMYCLDCRGDPLCFYCRPSRHKDHQVIQIRRSSYHDVVRVAEIQKVLDISGVQTYVINSARVLFLNERPQPKSGKGVAHICEICGRSLLDPCRFCSLGCKLVGVRRSRDSSFTLETKNGELMERRRERISSRDDIEEMHEGSQQDIYPSTPPPSPPPTPTFNARRISRARRRKGIPHRAPFRS from the exons Atg GATACATTGCTGGTTCCGCCATGGTTAGAATCATTACTAAGCGCAGCTTTCTTCTCCATCTGCCGCACACATGGAGGGGCAACCAGAAGCGAATGCAATATGTATTGCTTAGATTGTAGAGGCGATCCATTGTGCTTCTATTGCCGTCCTTCAAGACACAAAGATCATCAAGTAATTCAG ATAAGGAGATCTTCATATCATGATGTAGTGAGAGTTGCAGAGATTCAAAAAGTATTGGACATAAGTGGAGTTCAAACCTATGTGATAAATAGTGCCAGAGTATTGTTTCTCAATGAGAGGCCACAGCCAAAATCTGGGAAAGGAGTTGCTCACATTTGTGAAATTTGTGGAAGAAGCCTTTTAGACCCATGTCGTTTTTGTTCATTGGgatgcaag CTTGTAGGAGTAAGGAGAAGTAGAGATTCAAGCTTTACCTTAGAGACTAAGAATGGGGAATTAatggaaagaagaagagaaaggataTCATCAAGAGATGATATTGAAGAAATGCATGAAGGGTCACAACAAGACATTTACCCGTCTACGCCTCCTCCATCTCCACCTCCTACTCCTACTTTTAATGCAAGGAGAATTTCTAgagcaagaagaagaaaaggcaTTCCTCATAGGGCTCCTTTTAGGTcataa
- the LOC110607727 gene encoding serine carboxypeptidase-like 51 has translation MEKHFLLLISLVFSFTLFHVCLASTAGTLDGSEYWGYVEVRPKAHLFWWLYKSPYRVEDPSKPWPIILWLQGGPGGSGVAFGNFLEIGPLDSNLKPRNSTWLHKADLLFVDSPVATGFSYVENETLVVRTDEEAATDLTTLLKELFNRNETLQKSPLYIFAESYGGKFAVTLGISAFQAIEAGELKLQLGGIALGDSWISPEDFVFSWGPLLKDLSRMSSNGLNISNSLALKIQQQLAEGAYVNATSTWSELESVVLDYSNNVDLYNFMLDYENDPVVGISKERSKGLSKDRYSMYVEARFYRSAGATAGSSSDLYSLMNGLIKKKLKIIPRNVTWGGQNGLVFPALHGDFMKPRIQEVDELLAKGVRVIIYNGQLDLICSTKGAEAWLNKLKWDGLKNFLSVDPTPLYCKGHNSTTKAFTTSYQNLSFYWILGAGHFVPVEQPCISLQMVGTVTQSPNNS, from the exons ATGGAGAAACACTTCCTTCTTTTGATTTCTCTTGtattttcttttactttgtTTCATGTATGTCTGGCCTCTACTGCAGGAACCCTTGATGGGTCTGAATACTGGGGCTACGTCGAAGTTCGACCTA AGGCACACCTGTTTTGGTGGCTTTATAAAAGCCCTTATAGAGTGGAAGATCCATCAAAACCATGGCCAATTATTCTATGGCTCCAAGGAGGACCA GGAGGCTCAGGTGTTGCATTTGGAAATTTCTTGGAGATAGGACCCCTGGACAGCAATTTGAAGCCCAGGAATTCCACATGGCTCCACAAAGCTGATCTCTTATTTGTG GATAGTCCAGTGGCTACAGGATTTAGTTATGTTGAAAATGAGACTTTGGTGGTTAGGACTGATGAAGAAGCAGCAACTGATTTAACTACCTTATTGAAGGAGCTCTTCAATAGAAATGAGACCCTTCAAAAGAGTCCGTTGTATATATTTGCAGAGTCCTATGGAGGAAAATTTGCCGTCACTCTTGGGATTTCTGCTTTTCAAGCCATTGAAGCAGGGGAATTAAAGCTTCAACTGggag GAATTGCTCTGGGAGATAGCTGGATTTCACCTGAAGACTTTGTG TTTTCATGGGGACCTTTACTTAAAGACCTATCAAGAATGAGCAGCAATGGATTAAACATCTCAAACAG TCTTGCTTTGAAGATTCAGCAGCAGCTTGCTGAAGGTGCATATGTAAATGCTACATCAACATGGAGTGAACTTGAGAGTGTTGTTCTTGACTATAGTAACAATGTG GACCTGTATAACTTCATGCTTGATTATGAGAATGATCCAGTGGTGGGGATCTCCAAAGAAAGATCAAAAGGACTTTCCAAAGATAGGTACTCAATGTATGTTGAGGCAAGGTTTTATAGATCAGCTGGTGCCACAGCAGGGAGTAGCAGTGACCTGTACAGCTTGATGAATGGGCTTATCAAAAAGAAGCTCAAGATTATTCCTCGCAATGTCAC GTGGGGAGGACAAAACGGCTTAGTTTTTCCGGCTTTACATGGTGACTTCATGAAGCCTAGAATCCAAGAG GTTGATGAGCTCTTAGCCAAAGGTGTAAGAGTTATCATATACAATGGGCAG CTTGATCTCATATGTTCAACCAAGGGAGCAGAAGCATGGCTTAATAAACTCAA atgGGATGGCTTGAAAAATTTTCTAAGTGTGGATCCTACTCCTTTGTATTGCAAAGGTCACAATTCCACCACCAAAGCCTTCACAACCTCATACCAAAACTTGTCTTTCTATTGGATTCTTGGAGCTGGCCACTTT GTCCCAGTTGAGCAGCCATGCATTTCTCTGCAGATGGTGGGGACTGTTACCCAATCACCCAATAATTCTTAG
- the LOC110607724 gene encoding vacuolar protein-sorting-associated protein 37 homolog 1 — MFKFWSSQEQQTQPQPQNAPSQSWYPPSVVSSPNSSRPVTPSSSSSSNYVQRPTDRPQSPSHVSPSEAAGVIALLKDKSVDELRKLLSDKDAYHQFLLSVDQVKIQNNIRDELRKETLQLARENLDKEPRIMELRNQSRIIRTTELAAAQEKLNELYRQKEEIMRSCSPVSLLQRLQEGMNKTEEESESLHRQLIDREIDLPAFVQKYKKLRTTYHRRALIHLAAKTSTG, encoded by the exons ATGTTCAAGTTCTG GAGTTCTCAGGAGCAGCAAACTCAGCCACAGCCACAAAATGCTCCTTCACAATCTTGGTACCCTCCATCTGTAGTGAGCTCCCCTAATTCCTCTCGCCCTGTAACACCAAGTAGTAGCTCTTCTAGTAACTATGTGCAGCGGCCTACAGATCGACCACAGTCTCCTTCACATGTGTCACCTTCTGAAGCAGCTGGTGTTATTGCCCTTTTGAAGGATAAAAG TGTTGATGAGCTTCGGAAACTGTTATCAGACAAGGATGCATATCATCAATTTTTACTTTCGGTTGATCAggttaaaattcaaaataat ATAAGGGATGAACTTCGCAAAGAAACTCTACAGCTGGCTA GGGAGAACTTGGACAAGGAGCCACGCATAATGGAGCTAAGGAACCAG TCCAGAATAATACGGACTACTGAGTTGGCTGCTGCTCAggagaaattaaatgaactGTACAGACAGAAAGAAGAGATTATGAGGTCCTGCTCTCCTGTATCCCTTCTCCAAAGGCTTCAAG AAGGAATGAATAAGACAGAAGAGGAATCTGAAAGCCTGCACAGACAACTTATTGACAGGGAGATAGATCTACCAGCTTTTGTACAAAAGTACAAAAAACTCCGCACAACCTACCATAGACGTGCGCTTATCCACCTTGCAGCTAAAACATCAACTGGGTGA
- the LOC110607723 gene encoding uncharacterized protein LOC110607723 produces the protein MGPMAMKLMAAAAAAALVLVGCTNLALGWNGAGVLHVAGKVMCQDCTKGYNEWVNGDRPIKGSKVSLTCMDERRRVMYYNSDETDELGQFEMTVNKYINGKELKENMCSVRIVSSPDPTCNLLTDFGAGKSGLKLTQPSFIYRDLVKYVVGPFYFTTPLCDQPDTTESSDDYRGKNY, from the exons atgggtCCAATGGCAATGAAATTGatggcagcagcagcagcagcagcattaGTCCTAGTGGGATGCACCAATTTAGCGTTGGGTTGGAATGGGGCTGGAGTGTTACATGTGGCTGGCAAGGTGATGTGCCAGGATTGCACTAAGGGCTATAATGAATGGGTCAATGGCGATAGACCCATTAAAG GAAGCAAGGTATCTCTTACATGCATGGATGAAAGAAGAAGAGTAATGTATTATAACAGTGATGAGACAGATGAGTTGGGGCAATTTGAGATGACAGTGAACAAATACATAAATGGGAAGGAGTTGAAGGAGAATATGTGTTCAGTGAGAATTGTATCATCTCCAGATCCCACTTGCAATCTTCTCACAGACTTTGGTGCTGGAAAATCAGGCCTCAAGCTCACCCAACCCAGCTTCATTTATCGTGATTTGGTTAAGTATGTGGTCGGACCGTTTTATTTCACAACTCCATTGTGTGATCAACCCGATACTACTGAATCTTCTGATGATTATCGTGGAAAGAactattga